A portion of the Malania oleifera isolate guangnan ecotype guangnan chromosome 3, ASM2987363v1, whole genome shotgun sequence genome contains these proteins:
- the LOC131150183 gene encoding probable sugar phosphate/phosphate translocator At5g25400, with translation MGKGGSLSDGVLKKILLSYTYVAIWIFLSFTVIVYNKYILDRKMYNWPFPISLTIIHMSFCSAIAFFLINVFRVVEPVSMSRSLYLSSVVPIGALYSLSLWFSNSAYIYLSVSFIQMLKALMPVAVYSIGVLLKKDAFKSDTMLNMLSISLGVAIAAYGEARFDSWGVLLQLGAVCFEATRLVMIQILLASKGITLNPITSLYYVAPCCLVFLFVPWVVVEYPLLRDSANFHFDFVIFGTNSLCAFALNLAVFLLVGKTSALTMNVAGVVKDWLLIAFSWSVIKDTVTPVNLIGYGLAFLGVAYYNHSKLQALKAKEAQKKAAQADEESGRLLEERGEEGTGKKSESQS, from the coding sequence ATGGGCAAGGGCGGGTCTCTGAGCGACGGCGTCCTGAAGAAGATCCTCCTCTCCTACACCTATGTCGCGATATGGATCTTCCTCAGCTTCACCGTCATCGTCTACAACAAGTACATCCTCGACCGCAAGATGTACAATTGGCCCTTCCCCATCTCCCTCACCATCATCCACATGTCCTTCTGCTCCGCTATCGCCTTCTTCCTCATTAATGTCTTCCGCGTCGTCGAGCCCGTCTCCATGTCCCGATCCCTCTATCTCTCCTCCGTCGTCCCCATCGGCGCCCTCTACTCCCTCAGCCTCTGGTTCTCCAACTCCGCCTACATCTACCTCTCCGTCTCCTTCATCCAGATGCTCAAAGCCCTCATGCCCGTCGCCGTCTACTCCATCGGCGTCCTCCTCAAGAAAGACGCCTTCAAGTCCGACACCATGCTCAACATGCTCTCCATCTCCCTCGGCGTCGCCATCGCCGCCTACGGCGAGGCCCGCTTCGATTCCTGGGGGGTCCTCCTCCAATTGGGCGCCGTTTGCTTCGAGGCCACCCGTCTAGTCATGATTCAAATCTTGCTCGCCTCCAAAGGCATCACACTGAATCCCATCACATCCCTCTACTATGTCGCCCCCTGCTGTCTCGTTTTCCTCTTCGTCCCCTGGGTCGTCGTCGAGTACCCTTTGCTCAGAGATTCCGCCAATTTCCATTTCGATTTTGTGATTTTCGGGACCAATTCCTTGTGCGCCTTCGCGCTGAATCTGGCGGTGTTTTTGCTGGTGGGGAAGACGTCGGCGCTGACGATGAACGTCGCCGGAGTGGTGAAGGACTGGCTCTTGATTGCCTTCTCTTGGTCGGTGATAAAGGACACCGTGACGCCGGTGAACTTGATCGGATACGGGCTTGCGTTCTTGGGAGTGGCCTACTACAACCATTCCAAGTTGCAGGCGTTGAAGGCGAAGGAGGCGCAGAAGAAGGCGGCGCAGGCTGATGAGGAATCCGGCAGGCTGTTGGAGGAGAGAGGAGAAGAAGGAACAGGGAAGAAGAGTGAGTCTCAATCTTAA